A single region of the Myripristis murdjan chromosome 3, fMyrMur1.1, whole genome shotgun sequence genome encodes:
- the znf408 gene encoding zinc finger protein 408 yields MASPPSPLVSLLSSLIPRGLAVGPSRLCEGQLGLWWVGRSLGAGSLLGKEGDTEWAWISHADPDGDLMMTSDPTSKKDQSINMETEEAMMELVADKKALLDKALWISFACQVRSREHENVTMQCVCGETCTGVCADVRLRVCRNIQPGTELLLYHEPEGKTQQADTQGRCVRQHRDYKVKCPEYKKDSETIFADTQTRPGEETEKETPQGAEEKKGEEEDRKPQREVKRTQPASCRRKSRPEKIPSASDTPVKSGPSCHADRQQGRSTDTPPAAGGSTEVLPAEAADATTGGVPAARGDAEGQTAAIERQSHCPVEGGGDKDSRGPSVPPPIRHSSRLAAKPRRVHCLIGRTKHLEAPPHPVHPHPPKQRSSYSEGTQYTARETVSMETLGAGAGAQGARHVAGETLARQPEVFEMVARERRYKCSSCGKSFYQLCHLKKHQFTHTDTKPFSCQYCGKSYSSAENYKAHQGSHRGERPFSCPHCEKSYGLKRDLREHMVLHTGEKPYVCDLCGKAFARRPSLRIHRLNHCKRESHRQPTKLQCTVCSKLLANSGSLRNHMKLHTGEKPHICQHCGKAFRQRGNLQGHLRIHSGEKPYACSQCDQSFSQKPELRRHLLCHTGEVFLCSYCGKALRDPHTLRAHERLHSGERPHCCHICGKGYILATKLRRHMKSSHLMEKPFSCHCGASYTLRQSLLRHQTQHRREGMKEDEERREGRRDEEEEEEGQGEGRRKEISQVLMALDSSHPRPVRGRPRKNSLPQLTGETEARRGAERVEEVVTARRGEGEEAGGEQEGAELRVGEQRAEGNEVGKIGGRIRVEGGEENTMRGGEGSNHDVSGQVEHTVVYVQTAGTRTGSLTASDSSPLLLTAESPLPQAAGQELVEVVISEAGEQCILVHGQQTVGELVILQEEGGLCSVAQTVEIETV; encoded by the exons ATGGCCAGTCCTCCGTCTCCTCTCGTCTCGCTGCTCTCCTCCCTGATCCCCAGGGGTTTGGCTGTGGGACCATCGAGGCTCTGCGAGGGCCAGCTGGGTCTGTGGTGGGTCGGCCGCTCGCTGGGGGCCGGATCCCTGCTGGGGAAGGAGGGCGACACAGAATGGGCCTGGATAAGCCACGCTGACCCTGACGGTGACCTCatgatgacctctgaccccacgTCCAAAAAGGATCAGAGCATCAacatggagacagaggag GCAATGATGGAGTTAGTAGCTGATAAGAAAGCTCTACTAGATAAAGCCCTCTGGATCAG ttTTGCCTGCCAGGTGCGGAGCAGAGAACATGAGAACGTGaccatgcagtgtgtgtgtggagagacgTGCACAGGTGTGTGCGCAGATGTGCGTCTGCGTGTGTGTCGCAACATCCAGCCAGGGACGGAGCTGTTGTTGTACCACGAGCCTGAAGGAAAAACTCAGCAGGCTGACACACAGGGCCGCTGTGTTAGACAGCACAGAG attacaagGTCAAATGTCCTGAATACAAGAAAGACTCGGAGACAATATTTGCTGACACACAAACCAGGCCGGGAGAGGAAACGGAGAAGGAGACACCACAGggggcagaggagaagaaaggggaggaggaggacagaaagCCCCAGAGGGAGGTTAAGAGGACTCAGCCGGCCTCATGCAGGAGGAAGAGTCGACCTGAGAAAATCCCATCTGCCTCAGACACTCCAGTGAAGTCCGGGCCAAGCTgccatgcagacagacagcagggcaGAAGTACTGACacacctccagcagcaggaggaagcaCAGAGGTGCTGCCCGCCGAAGCTGCAGACGCAACAACAGGTGGCGTCCCGGCTGCGAGGGGGGATGCGGAGGGACAGACAGCCGCCATAGAGAGGCAGTCACACTGTCCCGTTGAGGGAGGTGGGGACAAAGACTCCCGAGGCCCGTCTGTGCCCCCGCCCATCAGGCACAGCTCCCGCCTGGCTGCCAAACCGCGGCGAGTGCACTGTTTGATCGGCCGTACGAAACATTTGGAGGCACCGCCGCACCCCGTTCACCCCCACCCGCCCAAACAGAGGAGCAGCTACAGCGAGGGCACCCAGTACACTGCCAGGGAGACGGTTTCCATGGAGACActtggtgctggtgctggtgctcAAGGGGCAAGGCATGTTGCTGGGGAGACTCTCGCTAGGCAACCGGAGGTTTTTGAAATGGTTGCTAGGGAGAGGCGGTACAAGTGTTCCAGCTGTGGTAAAAGTTTCTACCAGCTGTGCCACTTAAAGAAGCACCAGTTcacccacacagacactaaACCCTTCAGCTGTCAGTACTGCGGGAAAAGCTACAGCTCTGCAGAAAACTACAAGGCCCATCAG GGGAGTCATCGTGGCGAACGTCCATTTTCCTGCCCTCACTGTGAGAAGAGCTACGGACTGAAGAGGGACCTCAGGGAACACATGGTCCtgcacactggagagaaaccttACGTCTGTGACCTCTGCGGCAAGGCGTTCGCACGCCGCCCCTCCCTGCGCATCCACCGCCTCAATCACTGCAAAAGGGAGTCACACAGACAGCCTACCAAG TTGCAGTGTACAGTGTGCTCCAAGCTGCTGGCCAACTCAGGCTCTCTAAGGAACCACATGAAGCTCCACACAGGGGAGAAACCTCACATCTGTCAGCACTGTGGCAAGGCTTTCAGACAGAGAG ggAACCTCCAGGGCCATCTTCGAATTCATAGCGGTGAGAAGCCATACGCTTGCTCCCAGTGTGATCAGAGTTTCTCCCAGAAACCAGAACTACGCCGACACCTGCTCTGCCACACCGGGGAGGTTTTCCTCTGTAGCTACTGTGGAAAAGCGCTGAGGGACCCGCACACCCTGAGGGCCCACGAGAGACTACACAGTGGAGAAAGGCCACATTGCTGCCATATCTGCGGAAAAG GCTACATCCTGGCTACTAAGCTGAGGAGACACATGAAGTCGTCTCACCTGATGGAGAAACCGTTCAGCTGCCACTGTGGAGCGTCCTACACTCTGAGACAAAGTCTACTGAGGCACCAAACTCaacacaggagagagggaatgaaggaggatgaggagaggagagagggaaggagggacgaggaggaagaggaggaagggcagggagaggggagaaggaAGGAGATTTCGCAGGTGCTAATGGCTTTAGATTCCAGTCACCCAAGACCGGTTCGAGGCAGACCCAGAAAAAATTCACTACCTCAGTTGACGGGGGAGAcagaggcgaggagaggagcagaaagagTGGAAGAAGTTGTCACAGCGAGGCgaggagaaggggaggaagCAGGGGGGGAACAGGAGGGAGCTGAACTCAGGGTAGGGGAGCAGAGAGCTGAAGGGAATGAGGTGGGGAAGATAGGAGGGAGGATTCGAGTCGAAGGGGGGGAGGAGAACACAatgaggggaggagaaggaagcAACCATGACGTCTCAGGACAAGTCGAACACACTGTGGTCTATGTTCAAACTGCAGGGACTCGAACAGGAAGCTTAACCGCATCAGACTCCTCCCCTTTGCTCCTCACCGCAGAGAGCCCACTCCCGCAAGCAGCCGGGCAGGAACTGGTGGAGGTGGTGATATCAGAGGCTGGAGAGCAGTGCATCTTGGTCCACGGACAGCAGACCGTGGGAGAGCTGGTGATCTTACAGGAGGAGGGCGggctctgctctgtggctcaAACGGTGGAGATAGAGACCGTGTAG